One window of Theropithecus gelada isolate Dixy chromosome 4, Tgel_1.0, whole genome shotgun sequence genomic DNA carries:
- the BAG2 gene encoding BAG family molecular chaperone regulator 2 isoform X1 has translation MAQAKINAKANEGRFCRSSSMADRSSRLLESLDQLELRVEALREAATAVEQEKEILLEMIHSIQNSQDMRQISDGEREELNLTANRLMGRTLTVEVSVETIRNPQQQESLKHATRIIDEVVNKFLDDLGNAKSHLMSLYSACSSEVPHGPVDQKFQSIVIGCALEDQKKIKRRLETLLRNIENSDKAIKLLEHSKGAGTKTLQQNAESKFN, from the exons ATGGCTCAGGCGAAGATCAACGCTAAAGCCAACGAGGGGCGCTTCTGCCGCTCCTCCTCCATGGCCGACCGCTCCAGCCGCCTGCTGGAGAGCCTGGACCAGCTGGAGCTCAG GGTTGAAGCTTTGAGAGAAGCAGCAACTGCTgttgagcaagagaaagaaatccttCTGGAAATGATCCACAGTATCCAAAATAGCCAGGACATGAGGCAGATCAGTGACG gagaaagagaagaattaaatCTGACTGCAAACCGTTTGATGGGAAGAACTCTCACCGTTGAAGTGTCAGTAGAAACAATTAGAAACCCCCAGCAGCAAGAATCCCTAAAGCATGCCACAAGGATTATTGATGAGGTGGTCAATAAGTTTCTGGATGATTTGGGAAATGCCAAGAGTCATTTAATGTCGCTCTACAGTGCATGTTCATCTGAGGTGCCACATGGGCCGGTTGATCAGAAGTTTCAATCCATAGTAATTGGCTGTGCTCTTGAAGAtcagaagaaaattaagagaagaTTAGAGACTCTGCTTAGAAATATTGAAAACTCTGACAAGGCCATCAAGCTATTAGAGCATTCTAAAGGAGCTGGTACCAAAACTCTGCAACAAAATGCTGAAAGCAAATTCAATTAG
- the BAG2 gene encoding BAG family molecular chaperone regulator 2 isoform X2 has translation MPHMWVEALREAATAVEQEKEILLEMIHSIQNSQDMRQISDGEREELNLTANRLMGRTLTVEVSVETIRNPQQQESLKHATRIIDEVVNKFLDDLGNAKSHLMSLYSACSSEVPHGPVDQKFQSIVIGCALEDQKKIKRRLETLLRNIENSDKAIKLLEHSKGAGTKTLQQNAESKFN, from the exons ATGCCTCACATGTG GGTTGAAGCTTTGAGAGAAGCAGCAACTGCTgttgagcaagagaaagaaatccttCTGGAAATGATCCACAGTATCCAAAATAGCCAGGACATGAGGCAGATCAGTGACG gagaaagagaagaattaaatCTGACTGCAAACCGTTTGATGGGAAGAACTCTCACCGTTGAAGTGTCAGTAGAAACAATTAGAAACCCCCAGCAGCAAGAATCCCTAAAGCATGCCACAAGGATTATTGATGAGGTGGTCAATAAGTTTCTGGATGATTTGGGAAATGCCAAGAGTCATTTAATGTCGCTCTACAGTGCATGTTCATCTGAGGTGCCACATGGGCCGGTTGATCAGAAGTTTCAATCCATAGTAATTGGCTGTGCTCTTGAAGAtcagaagaaaattaagagaagaTTAGAGACTCTGCTTAGAAATATTGAAAACTCTGACAAGGCCATCAAGCTATTAGAGCATTCTAAAGGAGCTGGTACCAAAACTCTGCAACAAAATGCTGAAAGCAAATTCAATTAG